Genomic window (Marmota flaviventris isolate mMarFla1 chromosome X, mMarFla1.hap1, whole genome shotgun sequence):
GTGAAACTTACTGTTGAACCTCTGAAGAAGGTTACATTTGACATACATAgtaggtatttttgttttttaaattttatttccagaaatatCAGTCTTTTATGAACTATGAAAACTGTACCTATCTACATATCTATGTccgtattatattttattatatataattatatacatataagtgTTGCACAAAAATTACATTATTGCATaatataatgcatataaaatattaaaagctatataCCTTATCAGTCTTGATCACAGAAATACCCACTactcatgtgtagctaataaagaaaaataaaattaaaaaaagaaatacccacTACTTCATATCTAGTCatctattactgaatactttttctCCTTGGATGTGGCCCCATCCTCCATTCTCATAAAGttattaatttctctctcttttttcaatTTCCATCAAAATCAGACAAACTATTTAATCACCACAAGTTTCTGTCACTACCATAGTTTTTGAAggttgttcctttttcttcacttcTGTTTATTATTAGTAATCTCTTCTATAGTTTAAACAATTTTGAGTatagattaaagaagaaaaacctgAGAGTATGTTTATTACATAAAGAGATGACACTCCACTCAGGTAACAAGGCAGTGATGTGTGATGCTGCTAGTAGCCAAAATAGTACTTACACTGTGGGATATGCAGCTACTAATAAAATTTAGTTTAGTGATTCTTCTCCCTTATCATATAGTATTATGGTATACTACCATTAGGCATTTTACGTTGTTCTAAATTTAAGGAAGCCTACTTATGCACTGCCAGAGTCAGAGATACAAGTAACAGAAATGGCCAAGCACAACCAAGACAGTGAATAAAGCAATTTTTTagacaaacttaaaaaaatcttatctaTGAAGATTCCTATATAGATTGAGAACTGATGAGTTTATACAAGCAATGACAACCCTGGAAGTAGCAATGTATAGTAGATGAAAGAAGACATCTTAAAGTTTTGAAGTTATATAGAGACTACAATAACTCTAAGAGCTTTGTACATCAAGAATTGTGCTTCTAATAAGCAAGTCTTAATCCATTTTAGATTTGTGAATGGataagtaaataataatgaaaataacaaagagaaaatttcaaatgtatCACCACAAAAATTATAAGgcgatatgtcaagatcattgtactgtcatgtgtaactaataaaaaaaagaaaaaaaaaagaaataggaaaaaaaatataaggcaGTGAGCAATATGGTAATTGAATTAATTTGATCATTCCATATATATTACTCTATATgctatgtgtttatatatatattatatatatatatatatatatatatatatatatatatatatataaaaccatgtTTAATCCACAAATGTAATAGATTTATGATTTTTTCAGTTGAAACCAATACTAATTtaagaaaagacattttaaaaagacaagaaaatcaatattcaacaattagaataaaatatatattcaggaggattacaaatttaagactaattgcatatatatatgcaaataatatgaagaatattttgaaatatctgtaTATCTATAAGAAATTAATGTATCTTCTATAGAATCAAAGATTAATAGTAAAATAATGAGGCACCACTGTTCAACATTTAAATTCCTAAAAGTTTGTGAATTATTATATTCAAATACTGATGACAGTTGAGGGTTCTACCATACCCCAGAAAGGCTTCGACTTGGTGATATCccttatagaaaaggaaaaatcaactTGAAAGGGAGGCAGGGGGGTTCCTGAGTTCTCAACCAGCCTGAGCCATATAGCGCGACCTcctctcaaaagaaaagaaaaggaaaactcagACGTTGGGAATAGTTTCAACAGAAAGGGCCTGTTGTCAGGGGGCAGGGCCAAAGGACTTGAGGGGCGGGACAGACAATGAAGAATGTGGGGCCTCCTCTGTGACGTTTGAGACTGTGCCAAAGGCTCCAAGTGCATCTAGGGATTAGGCAGTATTGGCCAGTCACAGCAATGCCATGACTGGGAAGCCTCTACAAGAGTCTCTTTTAGGGGTTCTGGGAGGTTTTATCTATGGGGATCCTAAGTAGCAGGATCTTGCGATGCAGAGAACCAGGTACCATAGATCCGCAGCAGTCTGAACCCACAGCGGGTCCCAGTTACATATCTAGCAGTCGGAAGCGTAAGCAGAGTGGTGGGTATTGTTCGGGCTTAAAATCTGACACCGAGAAGTTTCAGGACCAGGGAGAAAATCTACAGCAAGTCTTCAGCACCAGCcacagaaaaaaagttaagattACATCCAAGTATGcttaccaaaatttatttttgaatgggGAAAACAGTGACATCAAAATCCGTGCTCTGGGAAAAATATGGtatttacacaaaatatttttatatcaatcaGATTACTTTGCTGATATGTTTAGAAGTTCTTGGGAAGAATTGCACAAAGATATTATTGAACTGGATATTCGTGACCAGAATATAGATATCCAATCTTTGCACTTTGTACTAGGTTCATTGTATAGGGATGAGTATTTCTTAATAGAGCCCCTTCAAGTTCCAAGTGTTTTGGCAACATCATGTCTGCTTCAGATAGAGGACTTAATTCAGCAATGTAATGAAACCATGAAAGATACAATTAATGTGAAAACTGTATGTAGTTATTATGCAGCAGCAGAAACCTATGGGTTAGATTCTGTAAAGACAGGGTGCTTTGAATGGCTTCTTCACAATTTGATGACACACCCAAGTGCTGAGCTCTACAAAGAAATAGGCATAGAGCTTATGGATTTGCTCATCTCTTCCTCTAATTTACTAGTAATacaaaaggaaatggatatataCACAACACTTAAAGAGTGGATGTTTCTTCGTCTTAACCCATCTTGGAAAGGCTCAATGAAACAGCTTCTAGTTAATACTAATAATTGGCTTTCCAGACACAGGGAATGTGGTGGTTATAACACTTTTCTTGACACAGAAGAAGGAATATCATTTAAACCAGTGTTTAAAAAATTGAGGTTTCAGCATATCATCTGTGACCTGGCCTCAACAAAAGTCATTGAAC
Coding sequences:
- the LOC114083353 gene encoding germ cell-less protein-like 2, producing MGILSSRILRCREPGTIDPQQSEPTAGPSYISSSRKRKQSGGYCSGLKSDTEKFQDQGENLQQVFSTSHRKKVKITSKYAYQNLFLNGENSDIKIRALGKIWYLHKIFLYQSDYFADMFRSSWEELHKDIIELDIRDQNIDIQSLHFVLGSLYRDEYFLIEPLQVPSVLATSCLLQIEDLIQQCNETMKDTINVKTVCSYYAAAETYGLDSVKTGCFEWLLHNLMTHPSAELYKEIGIELMDLLISSSNLLVIQKEMDIYTTLKEWMFLRLNPSWKGSMKQLLVNTNNWLSRHRECGGYNTFLDTEEGISFKPVFKKLRFQHIICDLASTKVIEQDGLIPSEWLSSVYKQQWLTLLKAQQYREIGPRDINETELEGYSMRCGKRIIKDGKYSWKWSGYNFGFHLQVIFNSHYIIFKQNTFSQLCEDSACLQPLRNIAFRLTLVYFDANGKLNFSKTTGYKILTFSKDEEQVVMKLDSIILNFPLYIFCNFLFISLENTEN